The Candidatus Celerinatantimonas neptuna DNA segment CACCTGACTCAAACAAAACCATGTAGAACACTGTATATACTTATACATTGCCTGGAAAGAATGTATACTGAACCATAATTGTTTAAATCCTCAGAGTGGAGTAACTCTATGAATCAGAATAGTAGCATCGATTATAGCGCTGTCCGTCAACGAGATGAGACCAATAAAGTTCTGCGCAACACATACATGTTACTGGCCATGACATTAGCTTTTTCAGCTGTTGTAGCAATGGTTGCAGCTGTATATGCGCTACCATCTCCAGGACTTATAATATCTTTGGTTGGTATCTATGGTCTCATGTTTGCTGTTGAAAAAACCAAAAATAGTAGCACTGGTTTAATTTTTGTCTTTTTATTCACTGGTTTTTTAGGATATACATTAGGCCCGATCATTAATTTGCTGCTAAAAACTGGTGGAACAGAAATTCTATTTACAGCTCTGGGTGGAACAGCCCTTACATTTTTTGCTCTGTCTGCTTATGTACTGACAACCCGAAAAGATATGTCATTCCTAGGTGGAATGATGTTCGCTGGATTCATTGTCATTATTGTGGGCATGATCGCAAATATATTTCTAAAAATGCCAGCCCTCAATCTTGCTATCAGTGGATTATTTATTCTGTTCTCTTCTGGCGCAATCCTGATGAAAACCAGCGAAATCATCCACGGTGGTGAAAGAAACTATATATCAGCAACACTTACTATATTTGTATCCCTATACAATATTTTCGTCAGCTTACTTAATATTTTAATGGCTTCACGCAACTAAAACTTTATCAGTCCAAACGTCCTGTCTAACAACAGGGCGTTTTTCTATTCAGGTTACCATGCACGCTCTTTGGAACTACATTAAACCGCCTTCACTTAAAACACTGCAATTTTCGATTGCCAGCAAATTTTTGCTACTCACGGTTATAAATTTCAGTGGCTATTATTTGCATATTCCGCTTCCCTACATTGTAACTACCGCACTTGGAATCGTTGCTGCAGCTTTAGCGGATCATCCTGCGTTATACGTTAATCGCTTCAAATCATTATGTGTAATGTTGCTCTGCTTTGGACTAGCGTCATTTTCAGTAACCGCCCTATTCCCTTATCCCTGGTTATTTGCTCTA contains these protein-coding regions:
- the yccA gene encoding Modulator of FtsH protease YccA; this translates as MNQNSSIDYSAVRQRDETNKVLRNTYMLLAMTLAFSAVVAMVAAVYALPSPGLIISLVGIYGLMFAVEKTKNSSTGLIFVFLFTGFLGYTLGPIINLLLKTGGTEILFTALGGTALTFFALSAYVLTTRKDMSFLGGMMFAGFIVIIVGMIANIFLKMPALNLAISGLFILFSSGAILMKTSEIIHGGERNYISATLTIFVSLYNIFVSLLNILMASRN